One genomic segment of Spirochaetota bacterium includes these proteins:
- a CDS encoding flavoprotein has protein sequence MKQKIILGISSSIAAYKASDLARMLTKDGYDVFCVLTENATHLVAPLTLQTLTGNPVYTTSFAIQWREMGHIELKENAALLLVAPATANIIGKFANGIADDLLSTTFLAVDCPVVIAPAMNPNMWKHRAVQENIRKLKEWGCIFVEPETGLVACGDEGQGRLASIEEIYRVAINAVK, from the coding sequence ATGAAACAAAAAATAATTTTAGGAATTTCTTCATCAATTGCTGCATATAAAGCATCTGACCTGGCACGTATGCTTACTAAAGATGGATATGATGTATTCTGCGTACTTACTGAGAATGCCACACACCTGGTTGCCCCTTTAACCTTACAAACACTCACCGGTAACCCGGTATACACCACAAGTTTTGCTATACAATGGCGCGAAATGGGCCATATTGAATTAAAAGAAAATGCTGCTTTACTACTGGTTGCTCCTGCTACAGCAAACATCATTGGAAAATTTGCCAATGGTATTGCTGATGATCTTTTAAGCACCACATTTTTAGCTGTTGATTGTCCTGTGGTGATAGCACCTGCCATGAATCCCAATATGTGGAAACACAGGGCAGTACAGGAAAATATCCGCAAATTAAAGGAGTGGGGCTGTATATTTGTTGAACCAGAAACAGGTCTTGTTGCTTGCGGTGATGAAGGGCAGGGGAGATTAGCTTCAATAGAAGAAATTTATAGGGTAGCAATTAATGCAGTTAAATGA